The following are from one region of the Methanospirillum hungatei genome:
- a CDS encoding 3-dehydroquinate synthase II, with protein sequence MKQVFVDLRPWNKDLAIAALESGADGVVADSAGPVRELGRIPVIAPDGDLIPEQDIKEIIISNTEDQAVAMEAAKICRIIVHTPDWTIIPLENLVACGDNVIAVVTNLKEAEQALTVLEKGVAGVLVKTDDPDIVRSISRMVQSGTCGQQLNRLTITAVQPAGMGERVCVDTCSLMVDGEGMLVGNTSSGFFLVHAETLVNPYVAPRPFRVNAGGVHAYLQVPGGKTAYLADLKAGDRVMVIHGNGSCREATVGRVKIERRPLFLVEAESEGQKLSVILQNAETIRLVKPDYSAVSVTSLNPGDVILGKVESGGRHFGMAIDETIIEK encoded by the coding sequence ATGAAACAGGTATTTGTTGATCTCAGGCCATGGAACAAGGATCTTGCAATAGCAGCACTTGAATCAGGTGCTGACGGAGTAGTTGCTGATTCTGCCGGACCGGTCAGGGAGCTTGGGCGTATACCAGTCATTGCCCCGGATGGAGATCTTATCCCGGAGCAGGATATCAAGGAGATAATAATATCGAATACAGAAGATCAGGCTGTTGCGATGGAGGCTGCAAAGATATGTCGCATCATCGTTCATACACCTGACTGGACCATCATTCCCCTTGAAAATCTGGTTGCCTGTGGTGACAATGTCATTGCAGTTGTCACGAATCTGAAAGAAGCAGAACAAGCACTTACCGTTCTTGAGAAAGGTGTCGCCGGTGTCCTTGTTAAAACTGATGATCCAGACATTGTCAGATCTATCTCCCGAATGGTCCAGTCAGGAACCTGTGGTCAGCAACTTAATAGACTCACCATTACTGCAGTACAGCCAGCTGGAATGGGTGAACGAGTCTGTGTTGATACATGTTCACTGATGGTTGACGGGGAAGGTATGCTGGTTGGGAATACTTCATCCGGATTTTTTCTGGTTCATGCAGAAACTCTGGTTAATCCATATGTTGCACCCCGGCCATTTCGGGTGAATGCCGGTGGCGTGCATGCGTACCTGCAGGTTCCGGGCGGAAAGACTGCATACCTTGCCGACCTGAAAGCAGGCGATCGGGTGATGGTTATTCATGGAAACGGATCCTGCCGGGAGGCCACTGTCGGGCGTGTAAAAATTGAACGAAGACCACTCTTTCTAGTGGAAGCAGAAAGCGAAGGACAAAAACTCTCCGTGATTTTACAGAATGCAGAAACAATCCGACTTGTAAAGCCAGATTATTCAGCAGTATCGGTCACCTCACTCAACCCCGGAGATGTCATTTTAGGAAAAGTTGAGAGTGGAGGCCGCCATTTCGGCATGGCAATTGATGAGACCATTATTGAGAAATAA
- a CDS encoding prephenate dehydrogenase/arogenate dehydrogenase family protein, translated as MKIGIIGGTGGMGNLFSQVFEKAGHEVLIVGRKTEITKEDIARLADVIIVSVPIRDTIPVINDISPLLREDQILADLTSIKVGPVHAMLSSHAQVIGFHPMFGPTVGTIQGQTIVATPTRCVEENIRFFEDIFTFQGARVTRTTPEEHDRMMAVIQGLTHFKAILLAGTMRRLGISPADTELYMSPVYRIETGIAGRLLSQNPDLYADILCLNPSVPSVLETCEEAAKEILEMITRGDRNGFTAEFLASREWFGPFCDQAQKETDHLIHAMVNQ; from the coding sequence ATGAAGATAGGCATCATTGGCGGGACAGGAGGTATGGGAAACCTGTTTTCACAGGTCTTTGAAAAAGCCGGTCATGAAGTACTTATTGTCGGCAGAAAAACAGAAATTACAAAAGAAGATATTGCCCGTCTTGCAGATGTCATAATTGTATCAGTCCCAATTCGGGACACTATACCAGTCATCAATGATATTTCACCCCTCCTTCGGGAAGATCAGATACTGGCCGATCTGACCTCGATAAAAGTCGGACCGGTTCATGCAATGCTCTCCTCCCATGCACAGGTTATTGGATTTCATCCTATGTTTGGTCCGACGGTTGGTACAATCCAGGGACAAACTATTGTTGCTACTCCGACACGGTGTGTTGAAGAAAATATCCGATTCTTTGAAGATATCTTCACATTCCAGGGTGCCAGAGTAACCAGAACCACACCTGAGGAACATGATCGGATGATGGCAGTTATCCAGGGACTTACCCACTTTAAAGCCATTCTCCTCGCAGGAACAATGCGAAGACTCGGGATATCACCTGCAGACACAGAATTGTATATGAGCCCGGTATACCGGATTGAGACAGGAATTGCCGGAAGACTGCTTTCACAAAACCCCGATCTGTATGCAGATATTCTTTGTCTGAATCCTAGTGTACCATCAGTTCTGGAAACATGTGAAGAAGCAGCAAAAGAAATTCTCGAAATGATCACTCGTGGTGATAGGAATGGGTTTACAGCCGAATTTCTTGCATCACGGGAATGGTTTGGTCCCTTCTGTGATCAGGCACAAAAAGAAACCGATCATCTTATCCATGCTATGGTGAACCAATGA
- a CDS encoding prephenate dehydratase: MTLITLGPEGTFSHDLARTMDSSIILVPSIGRVFSEVEKTGIPGLVPIENSEAGGVIATMDGLMLHDVFITSEHYLHIHHSYASDAPKESIEVIFAHPQSHEQCSKFIDTLGIQVIHTESNAASANAQKQRVGSAAIISSTLAQQSEIPILADNIENNPDNITRFIVISKTPGTGVNPKKCSIIIDPGENRAGLLYDLLSPFKDIGVNLTRIESRPSKRCMGNYVFFIDLECEGDWKRAIEKISTITKVKHLGCYHVIGDDPCR; the protein is encoded by the coding sequence ATGACTCTTATTACACTCGGGCCTGAAGGAACATTTTCTCATGACCTCGCCCGCACAATGGACAGTTCAATAATTCTTGTTCCATCAATAGGCCGGGTATTTTCTGAAGTTGAAAAGACCGGCATTCCCGGACTTGTTCCAATTGAAAACAGTGAAGCAGGTGGTGTCATTGCAACAATGGATGGTCTGATGCTCCATGATGTTTTTATTACCTCCGAACATTACCTGCACATCCATCACAGTTATGCATCAGATGCTCCAAAAGAAAGCATTGAAGTGATTTTTGCCCATCCCCAAAGTCATGAACAATGTAGTAAATTTATAGATACTCTTGGTATTCAGGTCATCCATACTGAAAGTAATGCCGCAAGTGCGAATGCTCAAAAGCAGCGAGTCGGTTCTGCAGCGATCATCTCAAGTACTCTGGCACAACAATCAGAAATCCCAATCCTTGCAGATAATATTGAAAATAATCCGGATAATATCACCCGGTTTATAGTAATCTCAAAAACTCCAGGAACGGGTGTAAATCCTAAAAAGTGTAGCATAATCATAGATCCCGGAGAAAACCGGGCAGGACTGCTTTATGATCTGCTAAGTCCTTTTAAAGATATTGGGGTCAACCTGACCCGGATTGAATCACGTCCCTCAAAACGTTGCATGGGAAATTATGTTTTCTTCATCGATCTGGAATGTGAAGGAGATTGGAAACGTGCAATTGAGAAGATTTCTACCATTACAAAAGTAAAGCATCTTGGATGCTATCATGTTATCGGAGATGATCCATGCAGATAA
- the aroA gene encoding 3-phosphoshikimate 1-carboxyvinyltransferase, whose product MQITIGACGPVHLSCIAPPSKSFTHRALIIAALANGESEIIGQLDADDTRMTARALMQLGICLEWGRESIKVQGKGGVLTSPAEEINIQDSGTSMRLLTAISLLADGPVTLTGSARMQERPLGPLIDTLNTAGAKISSLNHPGCPPIRIEGSIPGGDISIDGSISSQFISSLLIAAPYANQETRIHLIGEPVSLPYILMTIHSMHAFGAKVVVDENPSGETVFIVSPDYQYKPRTYQIEGDFSSASYWFALAALCGGTATVSDLNPFSTQGDRRLVDILEKMGCTCSKEKNSITITRDMDKPLTGIEVNMADCPDIVQTVCMVAATAITTTRITGVHHLRIKESDRIAAIANGLRSLGGIIETDEDAITIHPAPLHGGVIHPHNDHRTAMSFAILGCFIGGVTILDAGCVTKSYPGFWEELRRIWQNAVLC is encoded by the coding sequence ATGCAGATAACAATCGGTGCATGCGGACCGGTTCATTTATCCTGCATTGCTCCTCCCTCAAAAAGTTTCACTCACCGGGCATTGATAATCGCAGCCTTAGCTAACGGAGAGTCGGAAATAATCGGGCAACTGGATGCTGATGATACCAGGATGACTGCACGGGCTCTCATGCAGTTAGGAATATGTCTGGAGTGGGGAAGAGAGAGCATTAAGGTGCAGGGGAAAGGGGGTGTTCTCACTTCACCTGCAGAAGAGATAAACATTCAGGATTCCGGAACCTCAATGCGGCTTTTGACTGCAATATCCCTTCTTGCTGATGGACCGGTTACCCTTACCGGAAGTGCACGGATGCAGGAACGGCCACTTGGTCCTCTTATTGACACACTGAACACAGCCGGAGCCAAAATTTCCTCCCTGAACCATCCAGGTTGTCCCCCGATCAGGATAGAGGGTTCAATCCCCGGAGGGGATATCTCAATTGATGGCAGCATATCAAGCCAGTTTATCTCATCACTCCTGATTGCAGCCCCATATGCAAACCAGGAGACTCGGATACATCTTATTGGAGAACCGGTTTCTCTTCCGTACATTCTGATGACGATTCATAGTATGCATGCATTTGGTGCGAAAGTGGTCGTTGATGAAAATCCATCAGGGGAGACGGTGTTTATTGTATCACCTGACTACCAGTATAAACCACGAACGTACCAAATCGAGGGAGATTTTTCATCTGCATCATACTGGTTTGCGCTTGCCGCTCTATGCGGAGGAACCGCAACCGTTTCCGACCTAAATCCATTCTCCACCCAGGGTGACCGAAGGCTTGTGGACATTCTTGAAAAGATGGGGTGTACATGTTCAAAAGAGAAAAACTCCATCACAATCACCCGTGATATGGATAAACCTCTAACCGGAATTGAGGTAAATATGGCGGACTGCCCGGATATTGTGCAGACAGTCTGCATGGTTGCTGCAACTGCTATCACAACGACTCGCATTACCGGTGTTCATCATCTCCGGATAAAAGAAAGTGACCGGATTGCAGCGATTGCTAACGGGCTTCGCTCTCTTGGAGGAATTATTGAGACTGATGAAGATGCTATCACCATTCATCCTGCACCCCTTCATGGAGGAGTAATACACCCTCACAATGATCACAGGACTGCAATGAGCTTTGCAATACTGGGATGTTTTATCGGTGGTGTCACAATCCTTGATGCCGGATGCGTGACAAAATCATATCCAGGATTTTGGGAGGAGTTACGACGAATATGGCAAAACGCCGTATTGTGCTAA
- the aroE gene encoding shikimate dehydrogenase → MRDKIISRILGGVTTNMAKRRIVLIGYRGTGKSSIGKALALQTGQSHLDTDQLIVDATGKTIPEIFNSEGEAGFREIEQHVIARIPSGAGIISTGGGAVIRPANVQMLRMNSVIVLLTSKPEIIFKRIHKTDRPSLTGLPPKEEIENVLEERMPTYRSAADFVLDTSTTTAREAATQILELIQSGICNPEKRMKLISSVIQTSIPSGEKIHLKKNAGCSDIFLYGILGYPCMHSKSPAIYNHLFADYGIPAHYTWFEQKDPGDFLQSLPETGVRGLSVTIPHKVTIMPHLDEVKHDAESIGAVNTVLILNDEKFGYNTDWKGIYRPLEGVTGEKAAILGAGGAAAAAVYAVSMRGYTPVILNRSPERAIHLARKTGAETGMLEDIGKFSPDLIINTTPVGMGKDPNIPIPPQALKPEMKVFDLVYTPKDTPLLQAALATGCSVIPGTEMFIHQLAEQFRILTGIEAPVSRIREMLG, encoded by the coding sequence ATGCGTGACAAAATCATATCCAGGATTTTGGGAGGAGTTACGACGAATATGGCAAAACGCCGTATTGTGCTAATCGGATACCGGGGAACAGGAAAAAGCAGTATTGGAAAAGCTCTTGCTCTCCAAACCGGACAAAGCCACCTAGATACAGATCAGTTGATCGTTGATGCAACCGGTAAAACAATACCGGAAATTTTTAATTCAGAAGGAGAAGCAGGATTTCGTGAGATAGAACAACATGTCATAGCACGAATCCCATCCGGAGCCGGGATTATCAGTACCGGAGGAGGAGCTGTTATTCGTCCTGCTAACGTGCAGATGCTCCGAATGAACAGTGTGATTGTCCTTCTGACTTCAAAGCCAGAGATTATTTTCAAGCGAATTCATAAAACTGACAGGCCATCACTTACCGGACTTCCTCCCAAGGAAGAGATAGAAAATGTCCTGGAAGAGCGGATGCCGACTTACCGTAGTGCTGCAGATTTTGTGCTGGATACGAGTACGACAACAGCCCGGGAAGCTGCTACTCAGATTCTTGAGTTGATACAAAGCGGGATATGTAATCCTGAAAAGCGGATGAAATTAATCTCATCAGTGATACAAACCTCAATTCCATCAGGAGAAAAGATCCATCTGAAAAAGAATGCAGGGTGCTCAGATATTTTTCTGTATGGTATCCTTGGATATCCCTGCATGCATAGTAAGAGTCCTGCTATCTATAATCACCTGTTTGCAGATTATGGAATTCCTGCTCACTATACCTGGTTTGAACAAAAAGATCCGGGAGATTTTTTACAATCTCTCCCAGAAACTGGTGTCCGGGGCCTTTCAGTTACGATTCCTCATAAAGTCACAATTATGCCTCATCTTGATGAAGTGAAACATGATGCAGAATCCATTGGTGCTGTAAATACGGTCCTTATTCTGAATGATGAGAAATTTGGATACAATACTGACTGGAAAGGGATTTATCGTCCACTAGAAGGTGTTACTGGTGAAAAGGCCGCTATTTTGGGAGCAGGTGGAGCAGCTGCAGCAGCAGTGTATGCTGTTTCCATGCGAGGATATACCCCCGTCATCTTAAACCGTTCACCTGAGCGTGCAATACACCTTGCACGAAAAACCGGAGCAGAGACAGGAATGCTGGAGGATATCGGAAAATTTTCTCCAGACCTCATTATTAACACCACTCCTGTCGGTATGGGGAAAGATCCGAATATTCCAATTCCTCCACAGGCATTAAAACCAGAGATGAAAGTTTTTGATCTGGTATACACACCAAAAGATACACCCCTGCTTCAGGCAGCCCTCGCAACCGGATGTTCAGTAATCCCCGGTACGGAGATGTTCATTCATCAGCTTGCTGAACAATTCAGAATCCTCACAGGAATTGAAGCACCAGTATCACGAATCAGGGAGATGCTTGGGTGA
- a CDS encoding chorismate synthase, translated as MNTFGSNFKVTTFGESHGAAIGVVIDGCPPGFSISETDIQIFLDKRRPGQCDLVTPRQEADAVQILSGVFEGKTLGTPICLLIHNTSMKSSDYDELKEIFRPGHADRGYLQKYGIRDHRGGGRSSGRETAARVAAGAVARLYLQKKGIIISGSLIEVHGETNSDAIEKAIRDARDTGESIGGIVQLQVSGCPAGLGDPVFGKLDARIAYAMMGIGGVKAVEIGSGVQASKMIGSEHNDQMTPEGYCSNHAGGILGGISTGQEILVRLSVKPTPSIRTLQRTIGTDGYEKTLSVHGRHDPCIAVRIVPVAEAMMALVLMDVLLEQRKIDPDKKPGF; from the coding sequence GTGAATACGTTTGGATCCAATTTCAAGGTTACCACCTTTGGTGAAAGTCATGGAGCAGCCATTGGAGTAGTGATCGATGGTTGCCCTCCGGGATTTTCAATTTCTGAAACTGACATTCAGATCTTTCTGGATAAGCGTCGGCCGGGTCAGTGTGATCTGGTCACTCCTAGACAGGAGGCTGATGCTGTTCAGATACTCTCCGGTGTATTTGAAGGAAAAACACTAGGCACACCAATCTGTCTGCTCATTCATAATACCTCGATGAAATCTTCTGACTATGATGAACTCAAAGAAATATTCAGGCCAGGTCATGCTGATCGCGGATATCTTCAAAAATATGGCATTCGGGATCATCGGGGAGGAGGACGAAGTTCAGGTCGGGAGACTGCAGCCCGTGTCGCTGCCGGTGCAGTCGCACGCCTCTACCTTCAAAAAAAGGGCATAATAATCTCCGGATCACTCATTGAAGTGCACGGAGAAACGAATTCGGATGCAATTGAAAAAGCCATCCGTGATGCCCGGGATACTGGAGAATCTATCGGAGGCATAGTACAACTTCAGGTATCCGGATGCCCAGCAGGCCTTGGTGATCCTGTATTTGGAAAACTCGATGCACGAATCGCGTATGCAATGATGGGAATTGGAGGTGTGAAAGCAGTCGAGATTGGATCAGGGGTGCAGGCTTCTAAGATGATCGGATCAGAACATAATGATCAGATGACACCAGAAGGATACTGTTCAAATCATGCAGGAGGCATTCTGGGTGGTATATCCACTGGACAGGAAATCCTGGTAAGGCTGAGTGTAAAGCCAACCCCGTCAATTCGAACCCTTCAGCGTACTATTGGAACCGACGGATATGAAAAAACCCTATCAGTTCATGGAAGGCATGATCCCTGTATTGCAGTAAGAATTGTGCCGGTAGCAGAAGCAATGATGGCTCTTGTTCTCATGGACGTTCTTCTTGAACAAAGAAAAATTGATCCTGACAAAAAACCAGGGTTCTGA
- a CDS encoding U32 family peptidase, whose amino-acid sequence MNPHIPLLLAPAGSPDALKAACAAGADAVYLGGRQFGARQFAANFSDDELEDAIRYAHLRGIQVFVTVNTLITESEIPHVLKYLVFLYRIGVDAVLVQDIGLLSLAHRLIPGLHLHASTQMGVHNVPGALFAAKNGCKRIVLARELSGEEIKTISDACSGRDVDLEIFAHGALCYGYSGRCLFSSLLGGRSGNRGMCAQPCRKQYQFLIGKPDKWGRIDEADPFQNSRYLLSTKDLALYPVLDNIVNLPVAALKIEGRMRSPEYVGIVTSTYRKALDAIQNGTFVPQPEDFADLSIAFSRGFTSGYVSGSTCSEVMGRDYPGNRGYFIGTVLSYWKGKVQVHLNSEIIPRTGDGLVIRDREREEGLVLRENPDINGTVVELPSPFKAYKGAQVFITNRKELEKRIVNLLSHPDEQFSGSYPISCSIVFSPEGQIFGTGEVRDHASHTHQFTFTSAEQVEAAKTRSLTQDQVREQLNKTGGTLFSFRGISISGEEGWFAPVRVLNALRREILNAAQEAILQSLIPHPDTISLVQKSIQDYLGTIRTNFPKQVTDSWLIVIVSSKSEAVAALQAGADQVYLLWNPLLENIDGLSEKSDRWGIMVPGVIRQNELEAFVHFITNNQYSITHRFLVDSVGMGEYLSEKFPGSLISSYYGLPIANSAARYLCKEFEFCTLSPELSEQEIRDVLAQQNQSSPDVAICCQGLIEAIVSEDHLCACTTVNKDRSLVIRDEKKYTFPVICEHSGRTHIMNSSEHSLIDEVTTLQNLGIRRYILDARNRGEHYAENMTRLWKKVLQSNLHDKEKAQIREQIVRMSYGGITRSGYRRGLSGMKTNNG is encoded by the coding sequence ATGAATCCGCATATCCCACTTCTCCTTGCTCCTGCAGGATCACCTGATGCTTTAAAAGCAGCCTGTGCTGCCGGGGCTGATGCTGTGTATCTTGGAGGCAGGCAATTTGGAGCACGTCAATTTGCAGCAAATTTTTCAGATGATGAACTTGAAGACGCAATCAGGTATGCCCATCTTCGTGGAATTCAGGTCTTTGTTACAGTTAATACACTCATTACAGAATCGGAAATTCCACATGTTCTTAAATATCTCGTTTTTCTATATCGCATAGGTGTCGATGCTGTCCTTGTGCAAGATATCGGATTATTGTCTCTTGCACACCGTCTAATCCCGGGACTTCACCTTCATGCCTCTACCCAGATGGGTGTTCACAATGTTCCCGGAGCTCTCTTTGCTGCAAAAAACGGTTGTAAGAGAATTGTTCTCGCACGTGAGTTATCAGGCGAAGAGATCAAAACGATATCAGATGCCTGCTCCGGAAGAGATGTGGATCTTGAGATTTTTGCTCATGGTGCACTGTGTTATGGATATTCAGGTAGGTGTCTTTTCTCTTCTCTGCTTGGAGGAAGAAGTGGAAACAGAGGAATGTGTGCTCAACCATGCAGAAAGCAGTACCAATTTCTTATCGGAAAACCGGATAAATGGGGAAGGATAGATGAAGCAGATCCTTTTCAGAATTCAAGGTACCTTCTTTCTACAAAAGATCTCGCCCTGTATCCAGTTCTGGATAATATTGTCAACCTTCCCGTAGCAGCTTTAAAAATTGAAGGGAGGATGCGATCACCAGAATATGTGGGAATAGTAACATCCACGTACCGAAAAGCCCTTGATGCAATTCAAAATGGTACATTTGTCCCCCAACCAGAAGATTTCGCAGATCTGTCCATCGCCTTTTCACGAGGGTTTACTTCCGGATATGTCAGTGGTTCAACCTGTTCTGAGGTAATGGGACGTGATTACCCGGGAAACCGGGGATATTTCATTGGTACTGTATTATCATATTGGAAAGGAAAGGTTCAGGTCCATTTAAATTCTGAAATAATTCCCCGTACTGGAGATGGTCTGGTCATCAGGGATAGAGAGAGGGAAGAAGGTCTGGTTCTGCGTGAAAATCCGGACATAAATGGAACCGTCGTTGAACTTCCTTCTCCCTTCAAAGCGTACAAAGGCGCTCAAGTATTCATTACCAATCGGAAAGAACTTGAAAAAAGGATTGTCAACCTCCTTTCTCATCCGGATGAACAATTTTCCGGATCATATCCCATTTCTTGTTCAATTGTTTTTTCCCCAGAGGGACAGATATTTGGGACAGGGGAGGTCAGAGATCATGCATCACACACACACCAGTTTACTTTTACCAGTGCTGAACAGGTAGAAGCCGCCAAAACGCGATCTCTCACGCAGGATCAAGTACGAGAACAACTGAATAAAACCGGAGGGACGCTCTTTTCATTTCGGGGAATTTCTATATCCGGTGAAGAGGGGTGGTTTGCTCCAGTCAGGGTGTTAAATGCACTCAGACGAGAAATTCTCAATGCCGCACAAGAGGCAATTCTCCAGTCCCTGATTCCACATCCTGATACCATTTCATTGGTACAGAAAAGCATTCAGGACTATCTTGGTACTATACGTACGAATTTTCCAAAACAAGTCACAGATTCATGGTTGATAGTGATTGTTTCATCAAAATCTGAAGCTGTTGCTGCTCTTCAAGCAGGAGCAGATCAGGTTTACCTACTCTGGAATCCACTGTTAGAAAACATTGATGGGTTATCTGAAAAATCAGACCGTTGGGGGATTATGGTACCCGGCGTCATCAGACAGAATGAATTAGAAGCTTTCGTCCATTTCATTACAAATAACCAATATTCCATAACTCACCGGTTTTTAGTAGATTCAGTAGGAATGGGAGAGTACTTATCTGAAAAATTTCCGGGTTCTTTAATATCGTCGTATTATGGACTTCCAATTGCTAATAGTGCAGCACGGTATTTATGTAAGGAATTTGAGTTTTGTACACTTTCACCTGAATTATCCGAGCAGGAGATTCGTGATGTATTGGCACAACAGAATCAGTCTTCTCCAGATGTGGCAATATGTTGTCAGGGTCTGATTGAGGCGATAGTATCAGAAGACCACCTGTGTGCATGTACAACTGTCAATAAAGACCGGAGTTTAGTAATTCGGGATGAAAAAAAGTATACATTTCCTGTTATCTGTGAACATTCCGGAAGAACCCATATCATGAATTCATCCGAACATTCTCTGATTGACGAGGTCACTACCCTTCAGAATCTTGGTATCAGACGATATATCCTTGATGCCAGAAATCGTGGAGAGCATTATGCTGAAAACATGACACGACTTTGGAAAAAAGTTCTCCAATCAAATCTTCATGATAAAGAAAAAGCGCAAATTCGAGAACAAATTGTACGGATGAGTTATGGTGGTATTACCAGATCCGGGTACCGGAGAGGGTTAAGCGGGATGAAAACCAATAATGGATGA
- the tpiA gene encoding triose-phosphate isomerase: MKPTTLKTPLVLVNLKCYTESIGNGAHRIARAAREVSDESGITIALAPLYMDIHPIIHHYDIPVFAQHVDPVEPGAHTGRMPLPAIKSAGAIGSLVNHSEYRLSVADIEKNVTALRQAQMLSCVCSNNVATTKALAALGPDYVAIEPPELIGGKISVSEANPEIITGSVDAVRNINSSVKVLTGAGIHSGTCVKTAVELGTEGVLLASSVVKAEDPAAILRDLVSLL; encoded by the coding sequence ATGAAACCGACCACTCTTAAAACCCCACTGGTTCTGGTCAACCTTAAATGTTATACCGAATCAATAGGTAACGGAGCCCACCGGATTGCCAGAGCAGCCAGGGAAGTATCTGACGAGTCCGGTATTACCATCGCTCTTGCTCCGCTGTATATGGACATTCATCCTATTATCCACCATTATGATATTCCTGTCTTCGCCCAGCATGTAGACCCAGTGGAACCCGGGGCCCATACCGGACGGATGCCCCTACCTGCAATAAAATCTGCCGGAGCCATCGGTTCATTAGTTAACCACTCTGAATACCGGCTTTCTGTTGCTGACATCGAAAAGAATGTTACGGCCCTACGCCAAGCACAAATGCTCTCCTGTGTCTGTTCAAACAATGTTGCAACCACGAAGGCGCTTGCTGCTCTGGGTCCGGATTATGTAGCAATAGAACCCCCGGAATTAATCGGAGGAAAAATATCAGTGTCTGAAGCAAACCCAGAGATTATCACAGGTTCTGTTGATGCAGTCAGAAATATCAATTCATCAGTAAAAGTTTTGACCGGAGCAGGTATTCATTCAGGAACATGTGTGAAAACTGCAGTCGAACTGGGCACAGAGGGTGTTCTGCTCGCATCAAGTGTGGTCAAGGCAGAAGATCCGGCTGCAATTCTCCGTGACCTTGTCTCTCTTCTGTGA